One Calditrichota bacterium genomic window carries:
- the thrS gene encoding threonine--tRNA ligase, with amino-acid sequence MQGVTGSNPVPPTNVSQLRLPQFFCICANLARRTALDKIQIRLPDNSTFECAPGVTPAEIARKVGGALSAKALAALVNGQVLDLNAPIRSDADVRILTFDDEQGREVYWHSSAHVMAHAVKRLFPEARFGVGPAIEAGFYYDIDVGAPFTPEDLARIEAEMRAIVQEDNPFRRKEVTKEEAVQLFQQRGETYKLELLAAMDEQPVIYEEGDFVDLCRGPHVPSTGLIKHFKLLSVAGAYWRGDEHNPMLQRIYGISFPQKAQLDEYLERQEEARKRDHRRLGKELDLFSISEEVGPGLVLWHPKGALVRAIIEEFWRREHLQHGYELLYSPHIARLDLWGRSGHLDFFRENMFTPNEVEEVPYQIKPMNCPFHLVVYKSRTRSYRELPLRWAELGTVYRYERSGVLHGLLRVRGFTQDDAHLFLRPDQLDAEIAGVLDLTLYMLGSFGFHDYEVFLSTRPERYVGTLENWERATAALREALERKGMAYKVDPGEGVFYGPKIDIKIKDVLGRSWQCT; translated from the coding sequence ATGCAAGGGGTCACTGGTTCAAATCCAGTACCGCCCACCAATGTCTCCCAATTGCGGCTTCCGCAATTTTTTTGTATATGCGCAAACTTAGCCCGACGGACAGCCTTGGACAAGATCCAGATACGTCTCCCGGACAACTCCACATTTGAATGCGCGCCTGGCGTGACCCCAGCGGAAATTGCGCGGAAGGTGGGGGGAGCTCTTTCTGCCAAGGCGCTGGCTGCACTCGTGAACGGGCAGGTACTCGACCTGAACGCACCCATTCGCTCGGACGCCGACGTGCGTATCCTCACTTTTGACGACGAGCAAGGTCGAGAGGTCTACTGGCACAGCAGCGCGCACGTGATGGCCCATGCCGTCAAGCGCCTGTTTCCTGAGGCGCGCTTTGGCGTAGGTCCTGCTATTGAGGCCGGGTTCTACTACGACATCGACGTAGGGGCGCCGTTCACGCCGGAAGACCTCGCCAGGATCGAGGCAGAGATGCGGGCCATCGTGCAGGAGGACAACCCCTTCCGTCGCAAGGAGGTGACGAAGGAAGAGGCGGTGCAGCTGTTCCAGCAGCGGGGCGAGACCTACAAGCTCGAGCTGCTGGCAGCTATGGATGAGCAACCCGTCATCTACGAGGAAGGGGATTTTGTCGATCTGTGCCGCGGCCCGCATGTGCCGTCAACTGGGCTCATTAAGCATTTCAAGCTGCTGAGCGTGGCTGGAGCGTACTGGCGTGGTGACGAGCACAATCCCATGCTGCAGCGCATCTACGGGATTTCTTTCCCGCAGAAGGCGCAACTGGACGAGTATCTCGAGCGTCAGGAGGAAGCGCGCAAGCGGGACCATCGGCGACTGGGCAAGGAGCTGGACCTCTTCAGCATCTCGGAAGAAGTGGGCCCGGGGTTAGTGCTCTGGCATCCCAAAGGAGCGCTCGTCCGCGCCATCATCGAAGAGTTTTGGCGGCGTGAGCACTTGCAGCACGGGTACGAGCTCCTCTACAGCCCCCACATTGCGCGCCTGGACCTGTGGGGCCGGAGCGGGCACCTGGACTTTTTCCGCGAGAACATGTTCACTCCCAACGAGGTCGAGGAGGTCCCCTATCAAATCAAGCCGATGAACTGCCCATTCCACTTGGTGGTGTACAAGAGCCGTACCCGAAGCTACCGTGAGCTTCCCTTGCGTTGGGCAGAACTGGGAACCGTGTACCGCTACGAGCGGTCCGGGGTACTCCACGGCTTGCTGCGCGTGAGGGGCTTCACGCAGGACGACGCGCACCTTTTCTTGCGGCCGGACCAGCTGGACGCCGAGATTGCGGGCGTACTCGACCTGACCCTGTACATGCTCGGTTCCTTCGGGTTCCACGACTACGAGGTTTTCCTGTCCACGAGGCCGGAGCGCTATGTAGGTACGTTGGAAAACTGGGAGCGGGCCACGGCCGCCCTCCGTGAGGCGTTGGAGCGCAAAGGCATGGCCTACAAGGTGGACCCCGGTGAGGGTGTCTTCTACGGGCCAAAAATCGACATCAAGATCAAAGATGTGCTGGGACGCTCCTGGCAGTGCACG